A stretch of the Vitis riparia cultivar Riparia Gloire de Montpellier isolate 1030 chromosome 13, EGFV_Vit.rip_1.0, whole genome shotgun sequence genome encodes the following:
- the LOC117929380 gene encoding E3 ubiquitin-protein ligase RNF4 produces MSASGVREVPLRYARSSRRRKTVLNLDLNDAPPTDTRDQEGPSIRTMPVPPAAIDVEAIDDEVVESSATAFAAARNNSRRIRGRTVVDVDLEVQTTRPLNNRNKRRRAPPNQTIINDDRYINLESSNSLLRENKPPEQTWHVPPLPPKEPTFNCPICMGQLVDEMSTKCGHIFCKMCIKAAISAQGKCPTCRKRVTMKDTIRIYLPAAS; encoded by the exons ATGAGCGCTAGTGGGGTAAGAGAAGTTCCATTGAGGTATGCAAGGAGCAGTAGGCGAAGGAAGACAGTTCTGAACTTGGATCTCAATGATGCACCACCCACTGATACGAGGGACCAGGAGGGGCCTTCAATCCGAACAATGCCAGTACCCCCTGCTGCCATTGATGTTGAGGCCATTGATGATGAAGTTGTTGAATCCTCAGCCACAGCCTTTGCGGCA GCTAGAAACAATTCCAGAAGGATTCGTGGAAGGACAGTTGTTGATGTAGATTTGG AAGTACAAACAACAAGACCTCTTAATAACCGCAACAAGCGTAGAAGAGCTCCTCCAAATCAAACAATTATCAATGATGATCGTTATATAAACTTGGAAAGCAGTAACAGCTTGTTG AGAGAGAATAAGCCTCCAGAACAAACTTGGCATGTTCCGCCTCTGCCACCCAAGGAGCCCACCTTCAACTGTCCAATTTGCATGGGTCAGTTAGTTGATGAGATGTCAACAAAATGCGGTCACATTTTCTGTAAGATGTGCATTAAGGCTGCTATATCTGCCCAGGGTAAATGCCCTACCTGTAGGAAAAGGGTCACCATGAAAGATACCATCAGAATTTACCTTCCTGCAGCCAGCTGA